GGAAGTACCTTTAACGGAGAGCTCAACGAATACTTAGAAAACGTGCGCCGCGAACACGAGCAAATCATTGACCACATCAACCTCGACCAAGTAACCAAAGCCGAGTGGGACACCAGCTCTACCGACCGTGCCCAAGCAATGGTGCAAGACTTTAGCCAATATATGGCAGACCACAAAGACGAGATCGAGGCATTGAGCATATACTACGACCAACCCCACCAACGCCGCCACATTACCGAAAAAATGGTGAAGGAGGTGCTAGCCGCGCTCAAAGCCGACAAACCCACCTTGGCTCCTTTGGTGGTGTGGGAAGCCTACACTGCTTTAGAAAAGGTGAAAGGCAGTCGCCCCGAAAAAGAACTCACGGCTTTGGTGGCGTTGTTGCGGCGCATTACGGGGCTCGACTCGGTACTTACGGCGTATGACAAAACCGTAGACCGTAACTTTCAGGATTGGGTATTTAAACGACATTCGGGCTCTAGCCCTAAGTTTAATGAAGAACAAATGCAATGGCTGCGCATGCTCAAAGACCATGTTGCTACGAGCTTGTATGTAGATATTGACGACCTAGACTATAGCCCCTTTGATGCGAAGGGGGGCAGGGGCAAAATGCAAAAGTTGTTTGGCAACCAAATACAGGCAATTATTGAAGAACTAAACGAGGCGTTGGTAGCTTAATGCTTACTTTTGATGACTATTTGACAAAATGAAACACAAAGAACTCACCCACAAAATTATAGGTTGTTGTATGAAGGTGCACTCCACTCTGGGTGGTGGCTTTCAGGAGGTGATTTACCAACGTGCCCTCAAAATAGAAATGGCTAAACAAGGGCTTGCCTTTGAGCGCGAAATGAGTATGAATATTTACTACGATGGCGAACACATTGGCACACGTCGGGTAGATTTTTTTGTAGAGGGTACCATTATGCTGGAGCTCAAAGCAGTGGCTCGTCTGGATGATAATCACCTTAATCAGGCTATGAATTATTGTCAGGCGTATAACTTACCCATTGGGCTCTTGATCAATTTTGGAGGTAAAAGCCTGGAGTACAAGCGAGTGTACAATATTCATCATCCAGACAATCAACAAAAGAAATAATAGGATGAGTAGGATGTACGGATGAATAGGATGGTTGTGCTAAGGGCTCACATATACAAAACATAATAGGATGAGTAGGATGTATGGATGAATAGGATGGTTGTGCTAAGTAATCCTAAAAATCCGTGCATCCTACGCATCCTAGTAAAGACAGTTGAGTAGGATAATAGTACTAAGGGCACAACGTTTACGGGCTAATTTACCTGCTCGAAGAAGTCAAGTAATCCTAAAAATCCGTGCATCCTACACAT
This window of the Microscilla marina ATCC 23134 genome carries:
- a CDS encoding GxxExxY protein; protein product: MKHKELTHKIIGCCMKVHSTLGGGFQEVIYQRALKIEMAKQGLAFEREMSMNIYYDGEHIGTRRVDFFVEGTIMLELKAVARLDDNHLNQAMNYCQAYNLPIGLLINFGGKSLEYKRVYNIHHPDNQQKK